One window of Calypte anna isolate BGI_N300 chromosome 9, bCalAnn1_v1.p, whole genome shotgun sequence genomic DNA carries:
- the HDLBP gene encoding vigilin, which produces MSSVAVLTQESFAEHRSGLAQQQVKVTALNSEEENDPPTYKEAFPPLPEKAPCLEAAQEPAGPWSKIRPIKASVITQVFHVPLEERKYKDMNQFGEGEQAKICLDIMQKTGAHLELSLAKDQGLSIMVSGKLEAVMKARKEIVARLQTQASATVAIPKEHHRFVIGKNGEKLQDLELKTATKIQIPRPDDPSNQIKITGTKEGIEKARHEILLISAEQDKRAVERLDVEKVYHPFIAGPYNKLVSELMQDTGTRINIPPPSVNKTEIVFTGEKEQLAQAVARVKKIYEEKKKKTTTIAVEVKKSQHKYVIGPKGNSLQEILEKTGVSVEIPPTDSSSETVILRGEPEKLGQALTEVYAKANSFTVSSVSAPSWLHRFIIGKKGQNLAKITQQMPKVHIEFTEGEDKITLEGPTEDVNVAQEQIEVMVKDLINRMDYAEINVDHKFHRHLIGKNGANINRIKDLYKVSVRIPPDNEKSNLIRIEGDPQGVQQAKKELLELASRMENERTKDLIIEQKFHRTIIGQKGERIREIREKFPEVIINFPDPAHKSDIVQLRGPKNEVEKCTKYMQKMVADLVENSFSISVPIFKQFHKNIIGKGGANIKKIREESNTKIDLPAENSNSETIVITGKKANCEAARHRILAIQKELANITEVEVSIPSKLHNSLIGAKGRFIRSIMEECGGVHIHFPTEGSGSDTVTIRGPAQDVEKAKKQLLHLAEEKQTKSYTVDLRAKPEYHKFLIGKGGGNIRKVRDNTGARIIFPTSEDKDQELITIMGTEEAVKEAQKELEALIKNLDNVVEDSMVVDPKHHRHFVIRRGQVLREIADEYGGVMVSFPRSGTQSDKVTLKGAKDCVEAAKKRIQEIIEDLEAQVTIECTIPQKFHRSIMGPKGSRIQQITRDYGVQIKFPDREENPAPVTEPAVQENGEEGGEGKDGKDADPSSPKKCDIIIISGRREKCEAAKEALQALVPVTIEVEVPFDLHRYIIGQKGSGIRKMMDEFEVNIQVPAPELQSDIITITGLATNLDRAKAGLLERVKELQAEQEDRALRSFKLTVTVDPKYHPKIIGRKGAVITQIRTEHEVNIQFPDKDDESQAQDQITITGYEKNAEAARDAIMKIVGELEQMVSEDVNLDHRVHARIIGARGKAIRKIMDEFKVDIRFPQSGAPDPNCVTVTGLPENVEEAIDHILNLEEEYLADVVDNEAMQVYMKPSSHEESKAPSKGFVVRDAPWATVNNEKAPDMSSSEDFPSFGAQVAPKTLPWGPKR; this is translated from the exons ATGAGCTCCGTGGCAGTGTTGACCCAGGAGAGCTTCGCTGAACACCGCAGCGGCCTGGCTCAGCAGCAGGTGAAAG TTACAGCTTTAAACTCTGAAGAAGAGAATGATCCTCCAACCTACAAGGAAGCCTTCCCTCCGCTCCCTGAGAAAGCACCATGTTTGGAAGCTGCCCAGGAACCTGCTGGGCCGTGGAGCAAAATCCGACCCATAAAGGCTTCTGTCATCACTCAG GTGTTTCATGTGCCActggaggagagaaaatacaaGGACATGAACCAGTTTGGAGAAGGTGAGCAGGCCAAGATCTGCCTTGACATCATGCAGAAGACAGGAGCTCACCTGGAGCTGTCTCTGGCAAAGGACCAGGGCCTTTCCATCATGGTCTCTGGCAAGCTGGAAGCAGTCATGAAGGCTCGAAAGGAGATTGTTGCCCGGCTGCAGACTCAG GCTTCAGCAACAGTTGCCATCCCCAAGGAGCACCACCGATTTGTCATTGGAAAGAAtggggagaagctgcaggacCTGGAGCTCAAAACTGCAACAAAAATCCAGATCCCCCGCCCAGATGACCCCAGCAACCAGATCAAGATCACCGGCACCAAGGAAGGGATTGAGAAGGCCCGACACGAGATCCTGCTTATCTCTGCTGAGCAG GATAAACGTGCCGTGGAGCGTCTGGATGTGGAGAAAGTGTACCACCCCTTCATTGCTGGCCCCTACAACAAGCTGGTCAGTGAGCTCATGCAGGACACGGGGACACGCATCAACATTCCTCCTCCCAGTGTCAACAAGACCGAGATAGTCTTcacaggagaaaaggagcagcTGGCCCAGGCTGTGGCTCGTGTTAAGAAGATCTACGAAGAGAAG aaaaagaagactACTACCATTGCAGTGGAGGTGAAGAAGTCCCAGCACAAGTATGTCATCGGCCCCAAGGGGAATTCCCTGCAGGAGATCTTGGAGAAAACTGGAGTCTCTGTCGAGATCCCACCCACTGACAGTAGCTCGGAGACGGTGATACTGCGAGGCGAGCCTGAGAAACTTGGGCAAGCATTGACTGAAGTTTATGCAAAG gCCAACAGTTTTACCGTCTCCTCGGTCTCTGCCCCCTCCTGGCTTCATCGTTTCATTATTggaaagaaaggacaaaacCTGGCCAAAATAACTCAGCAGATGCCAAAG GTTCACATCGAATTCACTGAAGGAGAAGATAAAATCACTTTGGAAGGACCTACAGAAGATGTGAATGTGGCTCAAGAACAGATTGAAGTCATGGTCAAGGATCTG ATCAACCGGATGGATTACGCAGAAATCAACGTTGACCACAAGTTCCACCGACACCTCATTGGCAAGAATGGAGCTAACA TTAACAGGATCAAGGACCTCTACAAGGTGTCTGTGCGTATTCCCCCGGACAATGAGAAAAGCAACCTGATCAGAATTGAAGGAGACCCACAGGGGGTCCAACAGGCCAAGAAAGAGCTGCTGGAACTCGCTTCTCGTATG GAAAATGAACGCACCAAGGACCTAATCATTGAGCAGAAATTCCACCGGACCATCATTGGGCAGAAGGGCGAACGGATCAGGGAAATCCGGGAGAAATTCCCAGAG GTTATCATCAACTTCCCAGATCCTGCACACAAAAGTGACATCGTCCAACTCAGAGGTCCCAAAAATGAGGTGGAAAAGTGCACCAAGTACATGCAGAAGATGGTGGCAGACCTG gttgaaaacagcttttctatttctgtcCCCATCTTCAAACAATTCCACAAGAACATCATAGGGAAAGGAGGTGCCAACATCAAGAAG ATCCGTGAAGAGAGCAACACCAAAATTGATCTCCCAGCAGAGAACAGCAATTCGGAGACAATTGTTATCACAGGCAAGAAAGCAAACTGTGAAGCTGCTCGCCACAGAATTCTTGCTATCCAGAAGGAACTA GCCAACATCACAGAGGTGGAAGTCTCTATTCCTTCCAAACTCCACAATTCCCTTATTGGCGCCAAAGGCCGCTTCATCCGCTCCATCATGGAGGAGTGTGGTGGAGTCCACATCCACTTCCCTACTGAGGGCTCTGGCAGTGACACTGTGACCATCAGGGGCCCAGCCCAGGATGTGGAGAAAGCCAAGAAACAGCTGCTGCACCTGGCAGAGGAGAAG CAAACAAAGAGTTACACCGTGGACCTCCGTGCAAAGCCAGAGTACCACAAATTCCTCATTGGCAAGGGTGGGGGCAACATCCGTAAGGTTCGTGACAACACTGGGGCCCGCATCATCTTCCCAACCTCAGAGGACAAAGATCAGGAGCTGATTACTATCATGGGAACTGAGGAGGCTGTCAAAGAGGCACAGAAGGAGTTGGAGGCTCTCATCAAGAACCTG GATAACGTGGTTGAAGACTCGATGGTGGTTGACCCCAAGCACCACCGCCACTTTGTCATCCGGAGAGGGCAGGTGCTGCGGGAGATCGCAGATGAGTACGGGGGTGTCATGGTCAGCTTCCCACGCTCAGGCACCCAGAGTGACAAAGTAACCCTCAAGGGAGCCAAGGACTGTGTGGAGGCAGCCAAGAAACGCATCCAGGAGATCATCGAGGACCTG GAAGCTCAAGTGACAATCGAATGCACTATCCCACAAAAGTTCCACCGCTCCATTATGGGCCCTAAAGGATCCCGGATCCAGCAGATCACCCGGGACTATGGTGTCCAGATCAAATTCCCTGACAGGGAGGAGAACCCAG CCCCTGTTACAGAGCCAGCTGTGCAGGAGAATGGTGAGGAAGGTGGGGAAGGCAAGGATGGGAAGGATGCAGATCCCAGCTCTCCAAAGAAGTGTGATATCATCATTATCTCTGGCCGCAGGGAGAAGTGTGAGGCAGCAAAGGAGGCACTGCAG GCTCTGGTTCCTGTCACCATTGAGGTGGAAGTTCCCTTTGATCTTCATCGTTACATTATTGGCCAGAAAGGAAGTGGGATCCGCAAAATGATGGATGAATTTGAA GTGAACATCCAGGtccctgctcctgagctgcagTCAGATATCATCACCATCACTGGGCTGGCTACCAACCTGGACCGTGCCaaggctgggctgctggagagAGTGAAGGAGCTGCAAGCTGAACAGGAGGATCGG gCCTTGCGAAGCTTCAAGCTGACAGTCACTGTGGATCCCAAGTATCATCCCAAAATCATTGGGAGGAAGGGAGCAGTGATCACCCAGATACGCACAGAACACGAAGTCAACATCCAGTTCCCTGACAAGGATGATGAAAGCCAG GCCCAAGACCAAATCACCATAACTGGCTATGAGAAGAATGCTGAGGCTGCCCGGGATGCCATCATGAAGATAGTTGGTGAGCTGGAGCAGATGGTGTCAGAGGATGTGAATCTGGACCATCGTGTTCACGCGCGCATCATCGGCGCACGCGGCAAAGCCATCCGCAAGATCATGGATGAGTTCAAG GTGGATATTCGCTTTCCCCAGAGTGGGGCTCCTGACCCCAACTGTGTGACTGTGACAGGACTCCCTGAGAACGTGGAAGAAGCTATAGATCACATCCTGAACTTGGAGGAAGAATAT CTTGCAGACGTGGTGGACAACGAGGCAATGCAGGTCTATATGAAGCCCTCTTCACATGAAGAGTCCAAGGCCCCATCCAAGGGCTTTGTGGTGAGAGATGCCCCCTGGGCCACTGTCAACAATGAAAAG GCCCCTGATATGAGCAGTTCTGAAGACTTCCCCAGCTTTGGGGCTCAAGTGGCCCCCAAGACTCTTCCCTGGGGACCCAAACGATAA